The genomic window AATTATTTATTGAAGCCAGAGTTAGAGTATTATTCATACCTATAATAAACATGAATATTAGACAAATATCTAAATTGGTTGAGCGAGAAAAAACTATTAAACCTAAACCTAGAATTGCAGTAGAACTTGCTATAATCTTTCCCAATCCTATGACGTTTTTTCTGGAGATGAGATAAATACCTGAAACTATAGAACCAAGTGCCGAAGCTGTCATCAAAAAGCCCATAGTTTCAGCATTACCCTTGAGAACTTCTTGAGCAAAAATCGGCACTAAATTAACATGAGTCATTCCCATAAAACAGATAATAATTTGTAATATCAATAAATATTTAATTGGCAAAAATTCGTATGCGTAAACAAACCCTTCTTTGAGGTTTTCCCAAATTTGGGATTTTTGAGTCAAGGAATTATTTATAATTGGGTTTACTTTGACAGTTAAGATTGCAGATAGAAAAGGTAGATAACTAATACTATCTACTAAAAAACAAGAAGCTGTACCAGATCGAGCAATTAGTAAACCCCCAATCATCGGACTAACAAACTTCGCTGTATTAATCAAGAATGAATGGCAAGCCATCGCACTATAAGTATCTGATTTCTTATCCAAAAGTCTGGGAATAATTACCTGACGTGCTGGTAAATCGAAAGCTTTTACCGTTCCCTGAAGCGTACCGATGACAAGAATCCATGCAACATTGATGTTCCCACTAAGAGTTAGAAATGTTAGTGTAGAAGATAGTAGAATAGATACTAGCTGAGTAGTTAATAGGACATATCGTAAGTTCCAGCGATCTAGTAATACTCCTATCAAAGGAGTAATAATCAAGCCCATAGCTTGATTTGTAAATCCAGCCACACCAACTAATACAGCCGAATTAGTTATTTGATAAACTAGCCATACCAAAGCAATTTGAGTCATCCAAGACCCAAAAAAAGATAAGCTTTCTCCGATAACGAAACAAGAAAAATTTACGGATTTCAACGCAGACGGAAGTTCAAAAGAAACAAAGTTTAGCTTGCTTTTTTGGAAGTTATCTCTATTACTTGGTATCATGAATGTTTCCCTGTTTAAAAATTATTGCGGCCCTGTTTTTTCAAAATAGACTTCACTTGAAAATATGAACTAGTAGTTTGTAATGAGTGATTTATTACTAAATTTCACTGGCTATAGCTGAATGGCACTAAGTTAAGATACAGCCCTTGCCCTGACTGGTTAAGAGCCTCAAGACTCTTAACCAGTCAAGGAAGCAGCAGCCCACAGGAATACATTCCCAGTCTTAAGACTCTTAACGAGGCGACACAAGCCTTTGGGCTTTTCCTTTAACCCATTACGCTTGGAAAAGATAATTTGCACGGACGAGGACATTAGTAGACAATACGGTTCAGTTAAGGTTATTGGTGTAGATAATTTGTCTTTGAAGACGCGATGAATCGCGTCTCTACATCAGGGTTTTGGGCTTATCTGAACTGTATTGCATTAGTAGAGACATTCCATTGCAACGTCTCTACTATTTTTTTGATGGAGTTTTAGCAGACTTACATATCACCAGCCCTGAAAGAGTATTAGCAAAGCTTAATGTTTGTAACACAGAAAGTTTGTATGCTTAGTATTACAACAAAAAATAGCGACAATATGACTAGAATATGTATCATACCATGTCTGGTCGAATACCCACAATTCTTACAAATCAACCCCCAACCCCTACCGCCAAGCAGCAAAGGTTTGGGGTGGTTGATGCTCAATTAAGTACAGGTGAGATCATAGCCAAGCTCGGTCGTATTGAACAGGCCAGAGTTTATCGTGTCCTAACTGTTTGGCTGCCAGATGTGGCCAGTAAGGATTGCGGAGTAGTTCACGTCCTAACAGCACTATATCAGCTACTTCTGTGCGAATAATCTCGTCAGCTTGCTCAGAGGATGTAATTAAGCCTACGGCTCCTGTATGGATATTGGCTTCGCGGCGGATGCGTTCGGCAAACTCAGTCTGATAACCAGGTTTAATTGGTATATTGATGCCCGGTATAATACCGCCCGATGAAGTATCGATGAGATCAACTCCTAGAGACTTAAGTTTGTCACTTAAAGCGATACTTTGCTCGATGTCCCAACCCTTATCTACCCAATCGGTGGCAGAAAGACGTACCCACAGTGGATATGTCTCAGGCCAAACCTCTCGGACTGCTTGAACAACTTCTCTAAGCAGACGAGTCCGGTTTTCAAAGCTGCCACCATAATCATCTTGCCGTTGGTTAGAAAGAGGTGAGAGAAACTGGTGCAGTAGATAACCGTGGGCAGCATGGATTTCAACTATCTTGAAACCAGCTTCCAGAGAACGTTTAGTAGCTTCGACAAAGGCTTCAATAACTTCCTGAATTCCCTGAAGACTTAGGGCTTCTGGAACTGGGCTATCTTTGCTAAAGGCGATCGCACTACTCGAAACCAAGGGACGCCAACCTTCCTGAGATTCATCTAGCGCTTTTCCTCCCTTACTGGGTTTAGCAGTGCTGGCTTTTCTACCTGCATGAGCAAGTTGAATACCTGCAACAGCTCCAAAGTTATGAATCAATGCCACAGTTTTGGCTAAAGTTTCAATGTGTGCATCTGACCAGATTCCCAAATCTTGGGGGCTAATGCGTCCGCCAGCTTCTACAGCTGCTGCTTCTGTTATCACTATACCTGCACCGCCAACTGCGCGAGAAGCTAGATGAATAACGTGCCAATCATTAGCATATCCATTTGTACTGGAATATTGACACATCGGTGAAACAGCGATGCGGTTGCGAAAGGTAACTTCAC from Nostoc sp. UHCC 0926 includes these protein-coding regions:
- a CDS encoding MFS transporter; translation: MIPSNRDNFQKSKLNFVSFELPSALKSVNFSCFVIGESLSFFGSWMTQIALVWLVYQITNSAVLVGVAGFTNQAMGLIITPLIGVLLDRWNLRYVLLTTQLVSILLSSTLTFLTLSGNINVAWILVIGTLQGTVKAFDLPARQVIIPRLLDKKSDTYSAMACHSFLINTAKFVSPMIGGLLIARSGTASCFLVDSISYLPFLSAILTVKVNPIINNSLTQKSQIWENLKEGFVYAYEFLPIKYLLILQIIICFMGMTHVNLVPIFAQEVLKGNAETMGFLMTASALGSIVSGIYLISRKNVIGLGKIIASSTAILGLGLIVFSRSTNLDICLIFMFIIGMNNTLTLASINNFMQSILLDENKRGRVTSLFTTGFLGILPFGNLFFGTLAGHLGVTNALLFGGICCILGAYFFSRQLPEIRKIVHPIYAELGLLPQSSKG
- the namA gene encoding NADPH dehydrogenase NamA is translated as MAHLFEPFKIREVTFRNRIAVSPMCQYSSTNGYANDWHVIHLASRAVGGAGIVITEAAAVEAGGRISPQDLGIWSDAHIETLAKTVALIHNFGAVAGIQLAHAGRKASTAKPSKGGKALDESQEGWRPLVSSSAIAFSKDSPVPEALSLQGIQEVIEAFVEATKRSLEAGFKIVEIHAAHGYLLHQFLSPLSNQRQDDYGGSFENRTRLLREVVQAVREVWPETYPLWVRLSATDWVDKGWDIEQSIALSDKLKSLGVDLIDTSSGGIIPGINIPIKPGYQTEFAERIRREANIHTGAVGLITSSEQADEIIRTEVADIVLLGRELLRNPYWPHLAAKQLGHDKLWPVQYDRAWL